The Nostoc sp. 'Lobaria pulmonaria (5183) cyanobiont' genome window below encodes:
- a CDS encoding L,D-transpeptidase yields the protein MQNKIIKKNLELCTVLSIGLGAIALLFWLQSQRTARVSIEKHSDFQKTIEKPAFPIVKPTVPAASKQHIHLVLKRSIRKLYVYKGDSLQASYPVAVGKPGSETPIGKFKVIEMLKNPDWTHPQTGKLVLPGANNPLGERWIAFWNVGREYIGFHGTPDRTSVGKAVSHGCVRMYNEDVRELYKMVKLSTTVIVEP from the coding sequence ATGCAAAACAAGATAATCAAAAAGAACCTAGAACTTTGTACTGTTTTAAGTATTGGTTTGGGTGCAATTGCGCTATTGTTCTGGCTGCAATCACAGCGTACTGCTAGAGTGAGTATTGAGAAACATTCAGATTTCCAAAAAACAATTGAGAAGCCAGCATTTCCTATAGTCAAGCCAACTGTTCCCGCAGCTTCTAAACAACACATCCATCTAGTACTTAAACGAAGTATACGGAAGTTGTATGTATACAAAGGAGACAGTTTACAAGCTAGCTACCCAGTCGCGGTCGGTAAACCAGGTTCGGAAACGCCAATAGGAAAGTTCAAAGTTATTGAGATGTTGAAAAACCCAGATTGGACACATCCTCAAACTGGAAAATTAGTTCTTCCAGGTGCAAATAATCCCTTAGGAGAACGCTGGATTGCATTTTGGAATGTTGGCAGAGAATACATCGGATTTCATGGTACTCCTGATAGAACATCTGTCGGGAAAGCAGTTTCTCATGGTTGCGTTCGGATGTATAACGAGGATGTTCGTGAACTGTATAAAATGGTCAAACTTAGTACAACTGTTATAGTAGAACCTTAA
- a CDS encoding DVUA0089 family protein, whose protein sequence is MAFGTTNPDTINGSSGNDTIVGWASGGNANSTSGNDILNGLAGNDSLAGGTANDSLSGGDGNDTLDGGTGNDTLKGGAGSDTFKGSQGNDNIDGGDGIDTADYSQLGQTITLSGVGTIQKAGGLGKDQLFKVEKVIANAKVANNTIDASQSLPGVFITVNLQTQSLAANKVPGLGTLSFTAVNFDNVIGTNANDSIAGDNQNNRLSGNNGNDTLDGGLGIDTLNGGAGDDTYIVDTTLDTITEAANSGIDTVRSSVNYTLGANLENLRLREGGNITGTGNSLNNFLFGNTSNNTLNGRVGDDTLDGSNGDDILNGEDGNDSLQGGPGNEILNGGSGNDILIGTFPGSPLPPGLGETDTLTGGTGADRFILGDAVNIFYDDNNSANPGFGDYATITDFDSSQDRIELKGSLQDYRLQVVGSNTRIFSDKPGAEPDEFIGIALAKNNLRLDSDDFLFFEGENAGEGTNNTLATAEWLGSLSSSSNINLSAQITTVQLGDNPDFDFFKFSLANPETVTIKTVTSGDTVLGLFDDTGIGTLLETSDESGGSNSSLITRSLSAGTYYISVSKYAFLPEDGGTFSGSSSNPDFSYTLGVSFT, encoded by the coding sequence ATGGCTTTCGGTACTACAAATCCTGACACGATAAATGGGAGTTCGGGAAATGATACCATAGTTGGCTGGGCTAGTGGTGGTAATGCCAATAGTACCTCCGGTAACGATATCTTGAATGGTTTGGCTGGTAACGATTCCCTTGCAGGTGGGACGGCGAACGACAGTCTCAGCGGTGGAGATGGCAATGATACACTTGATGGGGGCACAGGAAACGATACTTTAAAAGGTGGTGCAGGCAGTGACACCTTCAAAGGCAGTCAGGGTAACGACAACATTGATGGTGGAGATGGCATTGATACCGCAGATTATAGTCAATTAGGTCAAACTATTACCTTGTCAGGTGTTGGAACCATTCAAAAAGCTGGCGGATTGGGAAAAGACCAACTCTTTAAAGTAGAAAAGGTTATTGCTAACGCTAAGGTTGCCAACAACACCATCGATGCATCCCAATCTTTGCCTGGGGTATTTATCACCGTTAACCTGCAAACCCAAAGTTTGGCTGCTAATAAAGTTCCTGGTTTAGGAACATTGTCATTTACCGCAGTCAACTTTGATAATGTCATCGGCACAAATGCAAATGACAGCATTGCTGGCGATAACCAAAATAACCGATTATCCGGTAATAATGGCAATGACACACTTGATGGCGGTTTAGGTATTGACACTTTGAACGGGGGGGCAGGTGATGATACTTACATCGTTGACACTACTCTTGATACCATTACAGAGGCTGCGAATTCAGGCATAGATACCGTCCGGTCTTCTGTAAACTACACACTAGGAGCCAATCTGGAGAACCTGAGGCTGAGAGAAGGTGGTAACATTACTGGGACAGGTAACAGTCTTAACAACTTCCTTTTTGGTAATACTTCTAATAACACTCTAAATGGAAGAGTAGGTGATGATACGCTAGACGGTAGTAATGGCGATGATATCCTCAATGGTGAGGACGGTAATGATAGCCTACAAGGCGGGCCGGGTAATGAAATACTCAATGGGGGATCTGGAAACGATATCCTCATTGGTACTTTTCCTGGTAGTCCGCTTCCACCCGGATTAGGAGAAACTGATACCTTAACTGGCGGGACTGGGGCAGATAGATTTATCCTGGGGGACGCTGTAAATATTTTCTACGACGATAACAACAGCGCAAATCCTGGCTTTGGGGACTACGCTACTATTACTGACTTCGACTCTAGCCAAGATCGAATTGAACTCAAAGGATCTTTACAGGACTATCGGCTGCAAGTTGTTGGCAGCAACACACGAATATTCTCAGACAAACCGGGAGCAGAACCAGATGAGTTCATCGGTATTGCGCTGGCGAAAAACAATCTCAGACTTGATAGTGATGACTTCCTTTTCTTTGAGGGGGAAAATGCTGGAGAAGGTACAAACAACACATTGGCTACTGCTGAATGGTTAGGTTCCTTATCATCAAGCTCAAACATTAATCTTTCAGCCCAGATTACCACAGTTCAACTGGGGGACAATCCCGATTTCGACTTTTTTAAATTTTCTTTAGCAAATCCAGAAACTGTCACTATTAAGACAGTAACATCAGGAGATACAGTTCTCGGACTGTTTGACGATACTGGAATTGGGACTTTACTGGAAACGAGCGACGAGAGTGGCGGTAGCAATTCGTCATTAATTACCCGCTCCCTGAGTGCAGGTACGTACTACATTTCAGTGAGTAAATATGCTTTCTTGCCTGAAGATGGCGGAACTTTCTCTGGTAGCAGTTCTAATCCTGATTTTTCTTATACACTAGGAGTCAGTTTTACATAA
- a CDS encoding ribosomal maturation YjgA family protein, translating into MLRYRNQTIFFILSVLFVVPMGFLFKYYNGPAHYWFNDYGAAVFYEIFWCLFAFWFFRSRAAVIQIPIWVFILTCILEFLQLWHPPLLEQIRATLIGKLLLGTTFVWWDFPHYVLGSVLGWLWLRQLHGIGYAKKSQG; encoded by the coding sequence ATGCTTCGATACCGTAACCAAACAATATTTTTTATTCTTTCTGTGCTCTTCGTTGTACCGATGGGCTTTTTGTTTAAGTATTATAATGGGCCTGCCCATTACTGGTTTAATGACTACGGAGCAGCTGTATTTTACGAAATCTTTTGGTGTCTGTTTGCATTTTGGTTTTTCAGAAGTCGCGCAGCAGTAATCCAAATTCCTATATGGGTTTTTATTCTCACCTGTATATTAGAATTCTTGCAACTTTGGCATCCGCCACTATTAGAGCAAATTCGCGCCACCTTGATAGGTAAATTGTTACTTGGTACGACCTTTGTTTGGTGGGATTTTCCTCATTATGTATTGGGTTCTGTTTTAGGTTGGTTGTGGCTGCGACAATTACACGGAATAGGTTATGCAAAAAAAAGTCAAGGTTAA
- a CDS encoding DUF167 domain-containing protein, with the protein MQKKVKVKPNSKQQRIEEQPDGSLTVYLKSPPIDGKANEELIKLLADKFDVPKSHIRIKSGLSFRQKLIEIDTDT; encoded by the coding sequence ATGCAAAAAAAAGTCAAGGTTAAACCTAATTCAAAACAGCAAAGAATTGAAGAACAACCTGATGGCAGTCTAACTGTTTATTTAAAATCGCCTCCAATTGATGGTAAGGCTAATGAAGAGTTAATTAAACTATTAGCAGATAAATTTGATGTACCCAAGTCTCATATCAGAATTAAGTCAGGTTTGTCCTTTCGGCAAAAGCTGATAGAAATTGATACGGATACCTAA
- a CDS encoding glutathione S-transferase family protein, whose product MELMHLYDFLPSGHGYKIRLLLTQLGMPFERIELNILKGETRTPEFLSKNPNGKIPVLEIEPGKYLAESNAILVYLSEGTEFLPYDRFLRALVLQWLCFEQCSHEPFIATSRFWISILGKAEEYGEAIKQKRKPGYTALNLMDKHLTSQDFFVGEHYTIADIALFAYTHVADEGGFDLTQYPAIQAWIERVKTQPRYISITQA is encoded by the coding sequence ATGGAACTAATGCATCTGTACGATTTTTTACCTTCTGGTCATGGTTATAAGATACGTCTTTTATTGACACAACTAGGTATGCCTTTTGAGAGGATAGAGCTTAATATCTTGAAAGGCGAGACTCGAACACCAGAATTTTTAAGTAAAAATCCTAACGGGAAGATACCTGTTTTGGAAATCGAGCCAGGGAAATATTTGGCGGAATCAAATGCCATATTGGTTTATCTGAGTGAAGGTACAGAGTTTTTACCTTATGACCGCTTTTTACGAGCGCTGGTGCTGCAATGGTTATGTTTTGAACAATGTAGCCATGAGCCTTTTATTGCTACATCAAGATTTTGGATTTCTATTCTAGGTAAAGCTGAAGAATATGGTGAAGCTATCAAACAAAAACGCAAACCAGGCTATACAGCACTTAACTTGATGGATAAACACTTAACTTCTCAAGATTTTTTTGTGGGAGAACATTATACGATTGCTGATATTGCCTTGTTCGCTTATACTCATGTAGCTGATGAAGGTGGATTTGATTTAACACAATATCCTGCTATCCAAGCTTGGATAGAAAGAGTCAAAACTCAACCAAGGTATATCAGTATTACACAAGCATAA
- a CDS encoding SOS response-associated peptidase, whose protein sequence is MCGRFTLNQSAAGLSKVFHVESVADLAAEYNIAPTQMVATVLQNPESEKREFKQLHWGLIPSWAKDAGMGAKLINARAETVADKPAFRSAFKHRRCLVLADGFYEWQRQQGKKQPFYFRLQDGQPFGFAGLWERWRSPANEEIISCTILTTAANELLQPIHERMPVILEPQDYDLWLDSQVQTAQTLQQLLRSYPASAMTAYPVSTLVNNSRHNSSECIVPLSQKNAPANQLN, encoded by the coding sequence ATGTGTGGAAGATTTACTTTAAACCAGTCGGCAGCAGGATTATCTAAAGTTTTCCATGTCGAGTCAGTTGCCGATTTAGCAGCCGAATATAACATTGCTCCTACGCAAATGGTGGCGACAGTGTTACAAAATCCCGAAAGCGAAAAGCGGGAATTTAAGCAGTTGCATTGGGGATTAATTCCGTCATGGGCGAAAGATGCAGGAATGGGGGCAAAGCTGATTAATGCCAGGGCAGAAACTGTCGCCGACAAACCTGCTTTTCGTTCGGCTTTTAAGCACAGACGCTGTTTAGTGCTAGCTGATGGCTTTTATGAGTGGCAACGCCAACAAGGTAAGAAGCAGCCATTTTATTTTCGTCTCCAAGATGGGCAACCCTTCGGTTTTGCCGGTTTGTGGGAGAGATGGCGATCGCCTGCTAACGAAGAAATAATCTCTTGTACAATTTTGACAACGGCAGCTAACGAATTACTCCAACCCATCCACGAGCGGATGCCAGTAATTCTGGAGCCGCAAGATTACGATTTATGGCTAGATTCCCAAGTGCAAACGGCCCAAACCCTACAGCAGCTATTGCGTTCCTATCCAGCGTCAGCAATGACTGCATATCCAGTTAGCACCTTGGTAAACAACTCTCGACATAATAGTTCAGAATGTATCGTACCCCTCAGCCAGAAGAACGCCCCCGCAAATCAGTTAAATTAG
- a CDS encoding photosystem I assembly protein Ycf3, protein MPRTQKNDNFIDKSFTVMADIILKILPTNKKAKEAFVYYRDGMSAQAEGEYAEALEYYEEALTLEEDTNDRGYIFYNMGLIYASNGDHSKALELYHKGIELNPRMPQALNNIAVIYHYQGEKQKEAGDNEAGEALFDQAADYWIRAIRMAPNNYVEAQNWLKTTGRSQIDVFF, encoded by the coding sequence ATGCCAAGAACACAAAAAAACGATAATTTTATTGACAAATCCTTTACTGTAATGGCGGATATTATTCTGAAGATCCTGCCAACTAACAAAAAAGCTAAAGAAGCGTTTGTTTATTATCGAGATGGTATGTCGGCCCAAGCGGAAGGGGAATATGCTGAGGCATTGGAATACTATGAAGAAGCTCTAACACTAGAGGAAGATACTAACGATCGCGGCTATATTTTCTACAATATGGGGCTAATTTATGCCAGCAATGGCGACCACAGCAAAGCTTTAGAACTATATCACAAGGGAATTGAGTTAAACCCACGTATGCCCCAAGCCTTGAACAACATCGCTGTGATTTATCACTACCAAGGTGAAAAGCAGAAAGAAGCTGGAGATAACGAGGCTGGCGAAGCGCTTTTTGACCAAGCAGCAGACTATTGGATTCGCGCTATTCGCATGGCGCCCAATAACTACGTCGAAGCCCAAAACTGGCTGAAAACCACCGGGCGATCGCAAATTGACGTATTCTTCTAA
- the gatC gene encoding Asp-tRNA(Asn)/Glu-tRNA(Gln) amidotransferase subunit GatC translates to MIDQEQVHKVANLARLELTPEEEEQFTSQLGSILDYIEQLNELDVSNVLPTTRAIDVSNITREDELQPYPDRESILNSAPEQEGEFFKVPKILNAE, encoded by the coding sequence ATGATTGACCAAGAACAAGTTCACAAAGTAGCTAATCTTGCTCGTTTAGAATTGACTCCAGAAGAAGAGGAACAATTTACTAGCCAGTTGGGAAGTATTCTGGACTATATCGAACAACTGAATGAACTTGATGTCAGTAATGTGCTGCCAACAACACGGGCAATTGATGTCAGTAATATCACACGAGAGGATGAATTGCAACCCTATCCTGACCGGGAAAGTATTCTCAACAGTGCGCCGGAACAGGAAGGCGAATTTTTCAAAGTACCAAAAATCCTCAATGCTGAATAG
- a CDS encoding MoaD/ThiS family protein — translation MSKSVITVNVKLFAAYQEAFRVSELVLEFPNSMPVKAVCDRLIAEHPELSQWRDITRFGINLIFVEPDTLLHDGDEVVLIPPVSGG, via the coding sequence ATGTCTAAATCTGTAATTACCGTTAACGTCAAGTTGTTTGCTGCTTATCAAGAAGCCTTTAGGGTTTCGGAACTAGTGCTGGAATTTCCTAATAGTATGCCAGTCAAAGCAGTATGCGATCGCCTTATAGCTGAACACCCTGAACTCTCACAATGGCGAGATATAACCCGTTTTGGGATTAATTTGATATTTGTCGAACCAGATACACTACTACATGATGGGGATGAAGTCGTGCTGATTCCACCAGTCAGTGGTGGCTAG
- a CDS encoding lysophospholipid acyltransferase family protein produces the protein MSKKQHFLNKKPGWSLDERDPKFIESLMPLFGFLYQYYFQVQTSGWDNIPPQEKVLLVGSHNGGLAAPDMSMMMYDWFRRFGVEKPVYGLMHPKVWQVSTPLAQLVAKAGAIFAHPKMAYTALRSGASLLVYPGGAEDLFRPNYLRNKIYLAGRQGFIKLALRENVPIVPMISWGAHDTLIIIADCYKVVQQLHEWGMPWLLGIDPEVFPIYLGLPWGLGIGPLPNIPLPVPIYTRVCPPIVFERYGPEAASDRHYVNECYELVVSQMQQELDNLIKLTAKTNSL, from the coding sequence ATGTCAAAAAAGCAACATTTCTTAAACAAAAAACCCGGTTGGTCTTTGGATGAGCGAGATCCAAAGTTCATAGAATCTCTGATGCCGCTGTTTGGCTTTTTGTATCAGTACTATTTCCAAGTTCAAACTAGTGGCTGGGATAATATTCCACCCCAAGAAAAAGTCTTACTTGTTGGTTCGCACAATGGGGGACTCGCGGCCCCTGATATGTCAATGATGATGTACGACTGGTTCCGAAGATTTGGTGTAGAGAAACCAGTTTATGGTTTGATGCATCCCAAGGTTTGGCAAGTTAGCACGCCACTAGCGCAACTAGTCGCTAAGGCTGGAGCAATCTTCGCTCATCCAAAAATGGCTTACACTGCCTTACGCTCTGGAGCGAGTCTACTAGTTTATCCCGGTGGAGCCGAAGATCTCTTCCGACCGAATTATTTACGTAACAAAATTTACTTGGCAGGGCGGCAAGGATTTATCAAGTTAGCGTTACGGGAAAATGTGCCGATTGTGCCTATGATTTCCTGGGGCGCTCACGATACACTCATTATAATTGCTGACTGCTACAAAGTTGTGCAGCAACTCCATGAGTGGGGAATGCCTTGGCTATTAGGTATCGATCCAGAAGTTTTTCCAATTTATCTCGGACTGCCGTGGGGATTAGGAATTGGCCCATTGCCTAATATTCCATTACCAGTGCCCATATATACGCGAGTTTGTCCGCCAATTGTATTTGAACGCTACGGCCCTGAAGCAGCTAGCGATCGCCACTATGTCAATGAATGTTATGAATTAGTTGTTAGTCAAATGCAGCAAGAGTTAGATAACTTAATAAAGCTAACTGCTAAGACCAATTCTCTTTGA